The following nucleotide sequence is from Streptomyces bathyalis.
ACACTGCAATCCTCGACGAGGGCGCACGCAGCCGCTTCCTGACTCTGCTCTATGGCGAGTTGCGGCCGCAGCGCGACGGAAGCGCCGAACTCAAGGTCGTCTGCGCCGGGCATCCGCTCCCGCTGCGGCTGCGCCAGGACGGCAGTGTGGAACCGGCCGCGGACCCGCAGCCGCTCCTCGGCGTCATGGACGACCTCGAACTGTACGAGCAGACCGTCTTCCTCGACCCGGGCGACGTGCTGCTCTGCGTCACGGACGGCGTGACCGAACGCCGCGAGGGCACCCGCATGCTCGGGGACGACGGCCTCGCCGACGTACTGACCAGCTGCACAGGGCTGACGGCGGGCGCCGTGGCCGCGCGCATCATGCGCGCCGTCGAACGCTTCGCCAGCGCTGCTCCCTCGGACGACATGGCCATCCTCGCCATGCGCGTGCCCGAGTAGCCACAGCCGCCGCACAGGCACCCCACACGGCAAAAAGAAAGAGGCTCCCGTCCAATGACGGGAGCCTCTTCGAATTACTCGCTCAGAGCCCCAAAACGGAATCGAACCGTTGACCTTCTCCTTACCATGGAGACGCTCTGCCGACTGAGCTATTGGGGCGCGCGGCAGCGGCGCCGATCTTACCCGATGCGGAACGCAGCTCCGAACACCTGCGCCCACAGCGGCAACTGCCGTGCGCCGTCTCCTGGTTCGCGGACCTGCGGTCTTCAGCAGGCCGCATCCATCAGCAGCCCGCCGAGGCCGTTGCACGCGGAGACCAGCCGGTGGAGTTCGCGCTTGGTCATCGACGTCTCCATGGGAAGCGCGAGCGTCTCGTCCGCAGCGCGCTCCGATTCGGGCAGCCACACGTCGGTACGGAACTCCGCCGTACGGTGCGCCGGATTCTTCACCGGTACGTAGCAGGCCACCCCGCGCGCCCGGAGCGCGCGCTTGAAGGCGTCCCGGTCGGGCCGCCCGTTGCCGGGCACGCGCACCACGTACTCCGTGAACTCGTGCTGCACCCCGAGAGCGACGGTCGGTATCACCACGCCGCGCAGTCGACGCTCCAGATAGTCGGCGAACTGCCGGCGGCGTGCACCGTCGACCGAGATCACGGAAGGGCCGTTGTCAGGTTCCACGACCCGGAGACCGCGCCGCTGCGCCACCTCGTGCAAGCACACCATGTCAGCGGGGTGGCCGAAGAGATGCACGGGCGCTATGGCGACCGTGCGGTCGGTGAGAGCCGCCTCGACGGACGACGGGGACAGACAGAAGCTGAGCGGATCAATGTCCGCGAACACGGGCCTGGCTCCTACGGCACGTACGGCGCCCGCCACTTCGGCGCCGCCGAAGGCCGGCACCACAACGTCGTCGCCGGTACGTATGCCGGCGGCCGTCATCTCTGTCGCGCTCATGACGCCGATGGTGCGGGCGGAAAATGAACTCCTGGTGACAGCACGAATAAGGGCTGTGGTTTCCGAACCCAACAGTTCGGAAACCACAGCCCCTTTTCAAAAGGAGTTCGGCGGTGACCTACTCTCCCACACGCTCCCGCATGCAGTACCATCGGCGCTGTAAGGCTTAGCTTCCGGGTTCGGAAAGTAACCGGGCGTTTCCCTCACGCTATGACCACCGAAACACACCCCCCGGCACAACGGCCGGGGAAAACTCATGTGTGTCAGCGCACTCTTCAATTAAAACCAGCTGAACAACATGGGGTTGTTGTTTCAGATACCGCACAGTGGACGCGAGCAAGCTTGTGGTCAAGCCCTCGGCTTATTAGTACCGGTCAACTCCAACCCTCACGGGTCTTCCATATCCGGCCTATCAACCCGGTCATCTCCCGGGAGCCTTAACCCCACACGGGGGTGGGAGTCCTCATCTCGAAGCAGGCTTCCCGCTTAGATGCTTTCAGCGGTTATCCCTCCCGAACGTAGCCAACCAGCCATGCTCCTGGCGGAACAACTGGCACACCAGAGGTTCGTCCGTCCCGGTCCTCTCGTACTAGGGACAGCCCTTCTCAAGACTCCTACGCGCGCAGCGGATAGGGACCGAACTGTCTCACGACGTTCTAAACCCAGCTCGCGTACCGCTTTAATGGGCGAACAGCCCAACCCTTGGGACCGACTCCAGCCCCAGGATGCGACGAGCCGACATCGAGGTGCCAAACCATCCCGTCGATATGGACTCTTGGGGAAGATCAGCCTGTTATCCCCGGGGTACCTTTTATCCGTTGAGCGACGGCGCTTCCACAAGCCACCGCCGGATCACTAGTCCCGACTTTCGTCCCTGCTCGACCCGTCAGTCTCACAGTCAAGCTCCCTTGTGCACTTACACTCACCACCTGATGACCAACCAGGCTGAGGGAACCTTTGGGCGCCTCCGTTACATTTTAGGAGGCAACCGCCCCAGTTAAACTACCCACCAGACACTGTCCCTGATCCGGATCACGGACCCAGGTTAGACATCCAGCACGATCAGAGTGGTATTTCAACAACGACTCCACACCCGCTGGCGCGAATGCTTCACAGTCTCCCACCTATCCTACACAAACCGAACCGAACACCAATATCAAGCTGTAGTAAAGGTCCCGGGGTCTTTCCGTCCTGCTGCGCGAAACGAGCATCTTTACTCGTAGTGCAATTTCACCGGGCCTATGGTTGAGACAGTCAAGAAGTCGTTACGCCATTCGTGCAGGTCGGAACTTACCCGACAAGGAATTTCGCTACCTTAGGATGGTTATAGTTACCACCGCCGTTTACTGGCGCTTAAGTTCTCAGCTTCGCCACACCGAAATGTGACTAACCGGTCCCCTTAACGTTCCAGCACCGGGCAGGCGTCAGTCCGTATACATCGCCTTACGGCTTCGCACGGACCTGTGTTTTTAGTAAACAGTCGCTTCTCGCTGGTCTCTGCGGCCACCACCAGCTCCCCCAGCACGTGGGATCACCAGCCGTGGCCCCCCTTCTCCCGAAGTTACGGGGGCATTTTGCCGAGTTCCTTAACCATAGTTCACCCGAACGCCTCGGTATTCTCTACCAGACCACCTGAGTCGGTTTAGGGTACGGGCCGCAACAGCACTCGCTAGAGGCTTTTCTCGACAGCATAGGATCATCCACTTCACCACAATCGGCTCGGCATCAGGTCTCACCCTCAACAGGGAGCGGATTTGCCTACTCCCCGAGCTACACCCTTACCCCGGGACAACCACCGCCCGGGCTGGACTACCTTCCTGCGTCACCCCATCACTCACCTACTACAAGCTCGGTCCGCCGGCTCCACCACACCAGCAGCATCCCGAAGGACACCACTGGGGGCTTCACGGGCTTAGCATCACCTGATTCAGCGTTGGCGCACTGCCACGGGTACCGGAATATCAACCGGTTATCCATCGACTACGCCTGTCGGCCTCGCCTTAGGACCCGACTTACCCTGGGCAGATCAGCTTGACCCAGGAACCCTTAGTCAATCGGCGCACACGTTTCTCACGTATGTATCGCTACTCATGCCTGCATTCTCACTCGCATACCGTCCACAACTCGCTTACACGGCTGCTTCACCCGGCACACGACGCTCCCCTACCCACCCACACACCCGTTAGGGCTACCTATGTGAGTGACACGACGTCGGCGGTGTGCTTGAGCCCCGCTACATTGTCGGCGCGGAATCACTTGACCAGTGAGCTATTACGCACTCTTTCAAGGATGGCTGCTTCTAAGCCAACCTCCTGGTTGTCTCTGCGACTCCACATCCTTTCCCACTTAGCACACGCTTAGGGGCCTTAGTCGATGCTCTGGGCTGTTTCCCTCTCGACCATGGAGCTTATCCCCCACAGTCTCACTGCCGCGCTCTCACTTACCGGCATTCGGAGTTTGGCTAAGGTCAGTAACCCGGTAGGGCCCATCGCCTATCCAGTGCTCTACCTCCGGCAAGAAACACACGACGCTGCACCTAAATGCATTTCGGGGAGAACCAGCTATCACGGAGTTTGATTGGCCTTTCACCCCTAACCACAGGTCATCCCCCAGGTTTTCAACCCTGGTGGGTTCGGGCCTCCACGAAGTCTTACCTCCGCTTCACCCTGCCCATGGCTAGATCACTCCGCTTCGGGTCTTGAACACGCTACTCAAACGCCCTCTTCGGACTCGCTTTCGCTACGGCTCCCCCACACGGGTTAACCTCGCAACATGCCGCAAACTCGCAGGCTCATTCTTCAAAAGGCACGCAGTCACGACGCACCAAGCAAGCTTGGCACGCGACGCTCCCACGGCTTGTAGGCACACGGTTTCAGGTACTCTTTCACTCCGCTCCCGCGGTACTTTTCACCATTCCCTCACGGTACTATCCGCTATCGGTCACCAGGGAATATTTAGGCTTGACGGGTGGTCCCGCCAGATTCACACAGGATTTCTCGGGCCCCATGCTACTCGGGTGGTCCTCAAACAAGTTGCCGACATTTCAGCTACGGGGGTCTTACCCTCTACGCCGGGCCTTTCGCATACCCTTCGCCTACATCAACAATTTCTGACTCGCCGACCGGCCGGCAGACCGATCAAGAGAACTCCCACAACCCCGTACATGCAACCCCTGCCGGGTCTCACACACATACGGTTTAGCCTCATCCAGTTTCGCTCGCCACTACTCCCGGAATCACCGTTGTTTTCTCTTCCTGCGGGTACTGAGATGTTTCACTTCCCCGCGTTCCCTCCACACACCCTATACATTCAGATGCGGGTGACAGCCCATGACGACTGCCGGGTTTCCCCATTCGGACACCCCCGGATCACAGCTCGGTTGACAACTCCCCGGGGCCTATCGCGGCCTCCCACGTCCTTCATCGGTTCCTGGTGCCAAGGCATCCACCGTGCGCCCTTAAAAACTTGGCCACAGATGCTCGCGTCCACTGTGCAGTTCTCAAACAACAACCAGCCACCCACCACCCCCACCCCAAACAGGGCGAAGTACACCAGGGCCGGCAACCAAGAGACACACACCACCACCTCAGCGGCGGCGCCCGCACTCTCAGACACCCAACAGCGCGCCCAACACCACCCCGCACAGACCGATTGCTTTCCACGCCGAAGCAGTTACTCACAACCGCCCCACAGGACGGTGCCGAATAGTCAACGTTCCACCCATGAGCTACCAGCACCGGACGTGCGCCGGTGTACTGGCTCTGGACGGCAGGACCCTCCGGTTGGGAGGTGAACCTGACGCCACATGCTCCTTAGAAAGGAGGTGATCCAGCCGCACCTTCCGGTACGGCTACCTTGTTACGACTTCGTCCCAATCGCCAGTCCCACCTTCGACGGCTCCCTCCCACGAGGGGTTGGGCCACCGGCTTCGGGTGTTACCGACTTTCGTGACGTGACGGGCGGTGTGTACAAGGCCCGGGAACGTATTCACCGCAGCAATGCTGATCTG
It contains:
- a CDS encoding DegT/DnrJ/EryC1/StrS family aminotransferase; protein product: MSATEMTAAGIRTGDDVVVPAFGGAEVAGAVRAVGARPVFADIDPLSFCLSPSSVEAALTDRTVAIAPVHLFGHPADMVCLHEVAQRRGLRVVEPDNGPSVISVDGARRRQFADYLERRLRGVVIPTVALGVQHEFTEYVVRVPGNGRPDRDAFKRALRARGVACYVPVKNPAHRTAEFRTDVWLPESERAADETLALPMETSMTKRELHRLVSACNGLGGLLMDAAC